The Streptomyces sp. NBC_00162 genome window below encodes:
- a CDS encoding peptidylprolyl isomerase, producing the protein MSNVYFDININDKPAGRIVFELFDKVVPNTAKNFRELATGQNGYGYAGSGFHRIIPQFMLQGGDFTNHNGTGGKSIYGEKFADENFELKHDRPYLLSMANAGRNTNGSQFFITTVVTTWLDGKHVVFGEVVEGKELVDQIEGLGSQSGAPKAKVEIAASGVVDAA; encoded by the coding sequence ATGAGCAACGTCTACTTCGACATCAACATCAACGACAAGCCCGCGGGCCGCATCGTCTTCGAGCTGTTCGACAAGGTCGTCCCGAACACCGCGAAGAACTTCCGCGAGCTGGCCACCGGCCAGAACGGCTACGGCTACGCGGGCTCCGGCTTCCACCGCATCATCCCGCAGTTCATGCTGCAGGGCGGTGACTTCACCAACCACAACGGCACCGGTGGCAAGAGCATCTACGGCGAGAAGTTCGCCGACGAGAACTTCGAGCTGAAGCACGACCGCCCGTACCTGCTGTCGATGGCGAACGCCGGCCGCAACACCAACGGCTCGCAGTTCTTCATCACCACCGTCGTCACCACCTGGCTCGACGGCAAGCACGTCGTCTTCGGCGAGGTCGTCGAGGGCAAGGAGCTGGTCGACCAGATCGAGGGCCTGGGCTCCCAGTCCGGCGCCCCCAAGGCCAAGGTCGAGATCGCGGCCTCGGGCGTCGTCGACGCCGCCTGA
- a CDS encoding enoyl-CoA hydratase/isomerase family protein: MTLRVERDKATGVAVVTLDRERRHNAIDLETAAELAAVWRDFRFEDEVRAVVLTGAGTAAFCTGIDRGVEVPQPGSPYSADDPLVSIGPKANDLWKPVIAAVNGMACGGAFYLLGEAEFIVSSSTATYFDPHTAYGMVSAYEAVYMAQRMPFGEAARMSLMGTAERLSARRAYEIGLVSELAGPGELLEAALRAAGTLAGFPTEAVQGTVRALWSAKQAALQQALAQAPALIALGNLAPERQAELFAGRREQPEPRIR; encoded by the coding sequence ATGACGCTGCGGGTGGAGCGGGACAAGGCGACCGGGGTCGCGGTCGTCACCCTGGACCGGGAGCGCAGGCACAACGCCATCGACCTGGAGACGGCGGCCGAACTGGCCGCCGTGTGGCGGGATTTCCGGTTCGAGGACGAGGTGCGGGCGGTGGTGCTGACGGGCGCCGGGACGGCCGCCTTCTGCACGGGCATCGACCGGGGGGTGGAGGTGCCGCAGCCGGGCTCCCCGTACTCGGCCGACGATCCGCTGGTCTCCATCGGCCCGAAGGCGAACGACCTGTGGAAGCCGGTGATCGCCGCCGTCAACGGCATGGCGTGCGGCGGGGCCTTCTACCTGCTGGGCGAGGCCGAGTTCATCGTCTCCTCGTCGACCGCCACCTACTTCGACCCGCACACCGCCTACGGGATGGTCAGCGCCTACGAGGCCGTCTACATGGCGCAGCGGATGCCGTTCGGGGAGGCCGCCCGGATGTCGCTGATGGGCACGGCGGAACGGCTCTCCGCGCGGCGGGCGTACGAGATCGGCCTGGTGTCCGAGCTGGCCGGGCCCGGGGAGCTGCTCGAGGCGGCCCTGCGCGCGGCCGGGACCCTGGCCGGCTTCCCGACGGAGGCCGTGCAGGGCACCGTACGGGCCCTGTGGTCCGCGAAGCAGGCGGCGCTCCAGCAGGCGCTGGCCCAGGCACCGGCGCTGATCGCGCTCGGCAACCTGGCCCCGGAGCGGCAGGCGGAGCTGTTCGCCGGCCGCCGCGAGCAGCCGGAGCCCAGGATCCGCTGA
- a CDS encoding Zn-ribbon domain-containing OB-fold protein yields MTAATEESLLLPVPDEDGAPFWEYAARGELRVQACTACGRLRFPPRPCCPHCHSFDSEWRLMSGRGRIWSYVQPHPPLLPAYAAQAPYNVILVELADAPHIRLAGNLVTSADAPLNSMDPARLRIGARVQVVFTETGGVAVPRWVLEKS; encoded by the coding sequence ATGACCGCCGCCACTGAAGAATCGCTCCTGCTCCCGGTCCCCGACGAGGACGGCGCCCCCTTCTGGGAGTACGCCGCCCGGGGCGAACTCCGCGTCCAGGCCTGCACGGCGTGCGGCAGACTCCGCTTCCCGCCGCGCCCCTGCTGCCCGCACTGCCACTCCTTCGACTCCGAGTGGCGCCTGATGAGCGGCCGCGGCCGCATCTGGTCCTACGTCCAGCCGCATCCGCCGCTGCTGCCCGCGTACGCCGCGCAGGCCCCGTACAACGTGATCCTCGTGGAGCTCGCCGACGCCCCGCACATCCGGCTCGCCGGAAACCTGGTGACCTCGGCCGACGCCCCGCTGAACTCGATGGACCCGGCCCGGCTGCGCATCGGGGCGCGGGTGCAGGTGGTGTTCACCGAGACGGGCGGGGTCGCGGTGCCGCGCTGGGTACTGGAGAAGTCATGA